The Bacteroides acidifaciens genome includes a region encoding these proteins:
- a CDS encoding dihydrofolate reductase family protein, with translation MKQIKAHIAVSLDGHTATLDKELDWLPDEVKTIVGKYYLDADCLLMGANTYNYIFEHWGGWPHKSKRSFVVSHYDTNVTPDCGVEFLTEEPLQRIYELKQETDILVVGGGKLLTSLIKVGLLDSLTIYTVPVMAGKGIGFIGETSGSLWKLSESRVLDNGVVCSTYLFGGNV, from the coding sequence ATGAAACAAATTAAAGCGCATATCGCCGTATCTCTTGACGGACATACAGCCACCTTAGACAAGGAACTGGATTGGTTACCCGATGAAGTAAAAACTATCGTTGGCAAATACTATTTGGATGCTGATTGCCTGCTTATGGGGGCGAACACCTACAACTACATCTTTGAACACTGGGGCGGGTGGCCGCACAAAAGCAAACGGTCTTTTGTGGTGTCGCACTACGACACCAACGTAACACCGGATTGCGGTGTGGAGTTCCTGACCGAAGAACCGCTGCAAAGGATTTATGAACTGAAACAGGAAACCGACATACTGGTGGTAGGTGGCGGCAAGCTGCTTACTTCATTGATTAAAGTCGGATTGCTGGACAGCCTGACTATCTACACCGTCCCGGTTATGGCGGGCAAAGGCATCGGCTTTATCGGGGAAACATCCGGCTCGCTGTGGAAACTTTCGGAAAGCAGGGTGCTGGATAACGGGGTGGTCTGTTCGACCTACCTGTTTGGCGGGAACGTATAA
- a CDS encoding nucleotidyl transferase AbiEii/AbiGii toxin family protein — protein MNLHSDKEAFKEIIALAAEHFGYEQSHVEKDYWVSKILRDISMSEYADKTYFKGGTSLSKAYGLIERFSEDLDLFVFTGDKGASKQAEKTLNKKLSKYIAELNSDIYKEDLSETGGNYRKLYFSYDNVFQGVGLKEHLEVEIKSCDLPDKKLMFYPADKRVIKSIVTAFLESIGQEELISTYGLGSFETQCINPRKTICDKVSRLVKLSYNEDAAALLAKHIRDVYDLSALYHNQEYNDYLHSEDFLDAMYRVTIEDGLNKNSCSHLSLADAPIFKDAEAVMALPEVATAYITDLKKLTFDKSKMPPIGKAVEALKNLHEILVKFEIYRNSI, from the coding sequence ATGAATTTACATTCGGACAAGGAAGCGTTCAAGGAAATCATCGCACTGGCGGCTGAACATTTCGGCTACGAGCAGTCGCACGTGGAAAAGGATTACTGGGTATCGAAGATACTGCGGGATATTTCCATGTCCGAATATGCGGATAAGACCTACTTCAAAGGCGGAACTTCACTTTCCAAAGCCTACGGGCTGATAGAACGCTTCTCGGAAGATTTGGACTTGTTCGTGTTCACGGGAGATAAAGGTGCGTCCAAGCAGGCGGAAAAGACTTTGAACAAGAAACTTTCCAAATACATAGCCGAACTCAACAGTGACATATACAAGGAAGATTTGTCGGAAACGGGCGGTAATTACCGCAAACTGTATTTTTCTTATGACAATGTATTTCAGGGTGTGGGACTGAAAGAACATTTGGAAGTAGAAATAAAGTCTTGTGACCTGCCGGACAAAAAACTAATGTTCTATCCGGCAGACAAGCGGGTTATCAAATCGATTGTGACCGCCTTTCTTGAAAGTATCGGGCAAGAGGAACTGATAAGCACCTACGGGTTGGGAAGTTTTGAAACGCAGTGCATCAACCCCCGAAAGACTATCTGCGACAAGGTTTCAAGGCTGGTAAAGCTGTCTTACAATGAGGATGCAGCCGCACTGCTGGCAAAGCATATCCGTGACGTTTACGACTTGTCGGCACTCTACCACAATCAGGAATATAACGATTACCTACATTCGGAAGATTTCTTGGATGCCATGTACCGGGTGACGATAGAGGACGGGCTAAACAAAAACTCCTGTTCGCACTTGTCGCTGGCTGATGCACCGATATTCAAGGATGCCGAAGCGGTCATGGCGTTACCCGAAGTGGCTACGGCGTACATTACCGATTTGAAGAAACTGACCTTTGACAAAAGCAAGATGCCGCCGATAGGCAAGGCTGTGGAAGCATTGAAGAACTTGCACGAAATACTGGTTAAATTTGAAATTTATCGGAATAGTATATAA
- a CDS encoding helix-turn-helix domain-containing protein yields MYIDKENFVAWMERIMDRLDMQDKKIDRLLSGHNYLNGEKLLDNQDLCFMLKVSTKTLQRYRKKGILPYLTLDGKYFYRASDIHKLIRERTD; encoded by the coding sequence ATGTATATAGATAAAGAAAACTTCGTGGCTTGGATGGAGCGTATCATGGATAGGCTCGATATGCAGGACAAAAAGATAGACCGTCTGTTAAGCGGTCACAATTACCTGAACGGCGAAAAACTCCTTGATAATCAGGATTTGTGCTTTATGCTGAAAGTGAGTACCAAAACCTTGCAACGTTACCGGAAGAAAGGAATACTGCCTTACTTGACGTTAGACGGAAAATATTTCTATCGTGCAAGCGACATACACAAGTTAATCCGTGAACGTACGGATTGA
- a CDS encoding DUF6088 family protein: MASFRKEILGQIERIDTGRIFTFRDLSFETEKTANVAVLLSEQSRKGVLVRVEKGAYYRPKKSVLGLGKLPVYQDEQFRYLTEKLNGYITGAYVYNKMGLTEQVATTITIATPNPVRRFRFKNLDIECVKTYCMDYPDESLVPYLRLLDAIKDMKRIPGTTGQDIYNRVKSQYFNGYSLPELEKIVSLAKSYPPRVRKVVADILGDIRQTVLQTEMAKTILPTTRFNLDYKTA, encoded by the coding sequence ATGGCTTCATTCAGGAAAGAGATACTTGGGCAGATTGAACGGATAGATACCGGGCGTATATTCACGTTCCGGGATTTGTCGTTTGAAACGGAAAAGACCGCCAATGTTGCGGTGCTGCTCTCCGAACAGAGCCGCAAAGGGGTACTGGTACGGGTTGAAAAAGGGGCGTACTACCGCCCCAAGAAATCGGTCTTAGGATTGGGGAAGCTGCCCGTCTATCAGGATGAACAGTTTCGTTATCTTACCGAAAAACTGAATGGCTATATCACGGGGGCTTACGTCTATAATAAAATGGGGCTGACCGAACAGGTCGCTACAACCATAACGATAGCCACTCCAAACCCGGTTCGCCGTTTCCGTTTCAAGAACTTGGATATAGAGTGCGTGAAAACCTACTGTATGGACTATCCGGATGAAAGCCTTGTCCCGTACTTGCGGCTGCTCGATGCGATAAAGGACATGAAGCGCATACCCGGAACAACCGGACAGGACATCTACAACCGGGTCAAAAGCCAATATTTCAACGGGTACAGCCTGCCGGAACTGGAAAAAATCGTATCTTTGGCGAAAAGTTACCCGCCACGTGTCAGAAAGGTGGTGGCAGACATACTGGGCGACATCAGACAAACCGTATTGCAAACGGAAATGGCAAAGACCATTCTTCCCACGACACGGTTCAACTTGGATTATAAAACGGCATAG
- a CDS encoding helix-turn-helix domain-containing protein translates to MEIITFESKAYKELDNKITAIADYIFNHLDENKTDEDEIWVDSYEVCTFLKISDRTLQRLRAAGMISYSDIKGHYFYKIKEVKRMLEERLIKRDKECINELITNHQKYVKERRNSKQNK, encoded by the coding sequence ATGGAGATTATAACATTTGAGTCAAAAGCCTATAAGGAACTTGACAACAAGATTACCGCCATAGCAGACTACATTTTCAATCACTTGGACGAAAACAAGACTGATGAAGATGAAATTTGGGTGGATAGTTACGAAGTCTGCACGTTCCTGAAAATCAGTGACCGTACTTTACAACGCCTACGGGCGGCAGGAATGATTTCTTACTCCGACATCAAGGGGCATTACTTTTACAAGATTAAGGAAGTAAAGCGAATGTTGGAAGAACGCCTGATTAAGCGTGATAAGGAGTGTATAAATGAACTGATAACCAATCATCAGAAATATGTTAAGGAAAGAAGAAATTCTAAGCAGAACAAATAA
- a CDS encoding type IA DNA topoisomerase, producing the protein MIALIAEKPSVAKDIARIIGATQRNDGYLSGNGYMVTWAFGHLIQLAMPEAYGVANFCRESLPILPPDFQLILRQVKAEKGYKADPGVLKQLKVIKEVFDQCDRIIVATDAGREGELIFRYIFHYLNCRKPFVRLWISSLTDKAIREGLDNLQPGERYDNLYLSAKSRSEADWLIGINATQALSVAAGQGVFSLGRVQTPTLVMICSRYLENKNFVPAKFWQLKAATASGGISFTAQSTAKWEQQPEAIAVLQRVKDAGQLAVKSVERKEACQEPPLLYDLTTLQKEANTKLNYSADKTLSIAQSLYEKKVMSYPRTGSRYISEDVFDEMPERVALLGQYPRFAGYAAGLDGTPLNRRSVNDGKVTDHHALIITENLPGELSKDERAVYELVAGRMLEAFSGKCVKDVTTAILSAGDTDFTVKGSVMKEAGWRAVFGEQETDGDEEATSLPPLQEGESLPISNVELLEKQTKPKPLHTESSLLAAMENAGKELEDAELKASLKDAGIGTPATRAAIIETLFARQYIVREKKNLVPTDKGLAVYKIVRDKKIADVEMTGMWETALSKIEAGSMDADTFRKGIEVYAAQITAELLSVQLSVATGETCPCPKCGNGRILFYPKVAKCSNVDCTLTIFRNKCDKQLSDKQIVELVTKRKTGLIKRFKGKNGKAFDASLVLDEQFNVGFSFPEKKAKPKK; encoded by the coding sequence ATGATTGCATTGATAGCAGAAAAGCCCAGCGTGGCAAAGGACATCGCCCGCATCATCGGTGCGACCCAGCGTAATGACGGTTATCTTTCCGGCAACGGGTATATGGTGACATGGGCGTTCGGCCACTTAATCCAGCTTGCCATGCCGGAAGCCTATGGCGTGGCGAACTTCTGCAGGGAGAGCCTGCCCATACTGCCGCCCGATTTCCAGCTAATCCTCCGTCAGGTGAAAGCGGAGAAAGGCTACAAGGCAGACCCCGGTGTGCTGAAACAGTTGAAAGTGATAAAGGAAGTGTTCGACCAGTGCGACCGGATTATTGTCGCCACCGATGCCGGACGTGAGGGTGAGTTAATCTTCCGCTATATCTTCCATTACCTGAACTGCCGCAAGCCTTTCGTGCGCCTGTGGATAAGCAGCCTTACCGACAAGGCAATCCGGGAGGGGCTGGATAACTTGCAGCCGGGAGAGCGTTACGATAACCTCTACCTCTCTGCCAAGTCCCGCAGCGAAGCGGACTGGCTGATAGGGATAAACGCCACCCAAGCGTTGAGCGTAGCCGCCGGGCAGGGCGTGTTCTCGCTGGGCAGGGTGCAGACACCCACGCTCGTGATGATATGCAGCCGCTATTTGGAGAACAAGAATTTCGTACCCGCCAAGTTTTGGCAACTCAAAGCGGCGACCGCCAGCGGGGGAATAAGTTTCACCGCCCAATCGACCGCCAAGTGGGAACAGCAGCCCGAAGCCATAGCCGTCCTGCAACGGGTTAAGGATGCCGGACAACTTGCCGTTAAATCCGTTGAGAGGAAAGAAGCCTGCCAAGAACCGCCCCTTTTGTACGACCTTACCACGCTGCAAAAGGAAGCGAACACTAAGCTGAATTACTCGGCTGACAAGACGCTTTCCATAGCGCAAAGCCTGTATGAAAAGAAAGTGATGTCCTACCCGAGAACCGGAAGCCGCTATATATCGGAAGACGTTTTCGATGAAATGCCGGAGCGTGTCGCCCTGTTAGGGCAATACCCCCGCTTCGCCGGGTATGCCGCCGGGCTGGACGGCACACCCCTGAACCGCCGCAGCGTGAATGACGGCAAAGTGACCGACCACCATGCCTTAATCATTACCGAGAACCTGCCCGGCGAACTCTCCAAAGACGAGCGGGCGGTTTACGAGCTGGTAGCCGGGCGTATGCTGGAAGCCTTTTCGGGCAAGTGCGTGAAAGACGTTACCACCGCCATATTGTCGGCTGGAGATACCGACTTCACGGTGAAAGGGTCTGTGATGAAAGAAGCCGGGTGGCGTGCCGTGTTCGGCGAGCAGGAAACGGACGGGGACGAAGAAGCCACCAGCCTGCCGCCGCTTCAAGAGGGCGAAAGCCTGCCAATTTCCAACGTGGAACTGTTGGAGAAGCAGACCAAGCCGAAACCGCTGCACACGGAAAGCAGCCTGTTGGCGGCAATGGAGAACGCCGGAAAGGAACTGGAGGATGCCGAGCTGAAAGCCAGCCTGAAAGATGCCGGGATAGGCACGCCCGCCACCCGTGCGGCGATTATCGAAACGCTGTTCGCCCGCCAGTACATCGTGCGTGAGAAGAAGAACCTTGTGCCTACCGACAAGGGGCTTGCCGTTTACAAGATAGTCAGGGACAAGAAGATTGCCGATGTCGAAATGACGGGTATGTGGGAAACCGCCCTTTCCAAGATAGAAGCGGGCAGCATGGATGCCGACACGTTCCGAAAGGGTATCGAGGTGTACGCCGCCCAAATCACGGCAGAACTGCTATCGGTGCAGCTATCTGTCGCTACTGGTGAAACCTGTCCCTGCCCGAAATGCGGCAACGGGCGCATCCTGTTCTACCCGAAAGTGGCGAAGTGTTCCAACGTGGATTGCACGCTTACCATATTCCGCAACAAGTGCGACAAGCAGCTTTCCGACAAGCAGATTGTCGAACTGGTGACGAAACGCAAGACCGGGCTAATCAAGAGGTTCAAGGGCAAGAACGGCAAGGCTTTCGATGCTTCGCTTGTGCTGGACGAACAGTTCAATGTCGGTTTTTCATTTCCCGAAAAGAAAGCGAAACCGAAGAAATAG
- a CDS encoding RteC domain-containing protein — protein sequence MKKVVDKILEQVEVDISEIDLYGYDIIETSLSMVHKLQTVLDDLRTKIQTYIFPTKEDEILFFKTQKPELLGRLLFFYKIYKIETQCPNGSDEVIRNYINRELDNLTYFFNRNLDFYQYYRSHSTVYDEYYFVRGKADLRLCTDSAQFDKDPNFSTGYDYKVAKIIANEMLRIYLNKRLVKLVTNNQIEDNLQRCFKYPFRFTGKKSYLIELGYSLVSSGDINNGNVEIKEMMNFLSTIFHIDLGDYYASYIAMKERKDRTAYLHHLIDNLVKRMNEDDMK from the coding sequence ATGAAAAAGGTAGTAGATAAGATATTAGAGCAAGTAGAGGTTGATATTTCAGAAATCGACCTCTACGGCTATGATATTATCGAAACCTCTCTTTCAATGGTACATAAACTGCAAACAGTTCTTGATGATTTGAGAACTAAAATACAAACCTATATATTTCCAACCAAAGAGGATGAAATCTTATTTTTCAAGACACAGAAACCGGAATTACTTGGTCGGTTGCTATTCTTCTATAAAATATATAAGATTGAAACACAATGTCCTAATGGTAGCGATGAAGTAATTAGAAATTATATCAATCGGGAACTGGATAATCTAACCTATTTCTTCAATCGCAATTTGGACTTTTATCAATACTACCGTTCACACTCCACTGTGTATGATGAATATTATTTTGTTCGTGGAAAGGCAGATTTGCGGTTATGTACCGATAGCGCACAGTTTGACAAAGACCCTAATTTCTCAACTGGATATGACTATAAAGTGGCAAAGATTATCGCCAATGAAATGCTGCGCATTTATCTGAATAAGCGATTGGTGAAACTGGTAACGAATAATCAGATAGAAGATAATCTACAAAGATGTTTCAAATACCCGTTCCGCTTCACAGGCAAAAAGTCATATCTTATCGAACTGGGATATTCTCTTGTATCTTCAGGCGACATAAACAATGGCAACGTGGAGATAAAAGAAATGATGAATTTCCTTAGCACGATATTCCACATTGATTTAGGGGATTATTACGCTTCATATATAGCCATGAAAGAGAGAAAAGACCGGACGGCATATCTTCATCATCTGATAGATAATCTTGTTAAGCGGATGAATGAGGATGATATGAAATAA
- a CDS encoding bifunctional DNA primase/helicase produces the protein MLRKEEILSRTNNGLLVFKHYLPGDWRIGRHFFNPLYQDKKASCNIYFDRHSGMYKMKDFGNDSYSGDCFFLVGQLKGLDCNRAADFVEILETIDRDLGLGLASGTPVSIPPATVCRAVPDKPEETPEKPVKPYQFREQKLPLAELVYWQQYGITPELLEHYKVCSLREYNSETAEGKPYTYTSSVAEPMYGYKGKQHIKLYRPFSTPRFLYGGSFGENYCFGLEQLPAKGDTLFITGGEKDVLSLAAHGFHAICFNSETVTIPPTLVYRLTFRFKHIVLLFDMDKTGRESSRKQEKLLEEFGVKRLLLPLPGTKEEKDISDYFKAGNTREDFLKLFIEFLDNLYSDTLIMLKSCEIDFNNPPAKAQEIISAGDVPLGTQGNLFGITGGEGTGKSNYVAAIVAGCICPAGAEVDTLGIQITANGRHKAVLLYDTEQSEVQLFKNVSNLLARAKQPDKPDELKAFCLTGMSRKERLNAIVQSMDKFYYQYGGIQLVVIDGIADLVKSANDEAESVAVIDELYRLAGIYNTCILCVLHFVPNGLKLRGHLGSELQRKAATILSIEKDEEPTQSVVKALKVRDGSPLDVPLMLFAWDKKAGMHVYKGEKPREEKEKRKERELVGVARDIFGRQTHITYIDLCEQLQQVLDVKERTAKSYIRFMREREIIIKDPVNQSYFMIGLI, from the coding sequence ATGTTAAGGAAAGAAGAAATTCTAAGCAGAACAAATAACGGTCTGCTTGTTTTCAAACATTACTTACCCGGTGACTGGCGTATTGGCAGGCACTTTTTTAATCCTCTTTATCAGGATAAGAAAGCATCCTGCAATATCTACTTTGACCGCCATAGCGGTATGTACAAGATGAAAGACTTCGGTAATGACAGTTACAGCGGCGACTGTTTCTTCCTCGTGGGGCAGTTAAAGGGGCTGGACTGCAACCGGGCGGCTGACTTCGTGGAAATACTGGAAACCATCGACCGGGATTTAGGCTTGGGGCTGGCTTCCGGCACTCCGGTTTCCATTCCCCCGGCAACCGTCTGCCGGGCAGTGCCGGACAAACCCGAAGAAACACCCGAAAAGCCCGTCAAGCCCTACCAGTTCCGGGAACAGAAATTGCCGCTTGCCGAATTAGTGTACTGGCAACAGTACGGCATCACGCCCGAACTGCTGGAACATTACAAGGTCTGTTCGCTCCGGGAGTACAACAGCGAAACGGCAGAGGGGAAACCGTACACCTACACTTCATCGGTGGCAGAACCCATGTACGGCTACAAGGGCAAGCAGCACATCAAACTGTACCGTCCGTTCTCCACACCCCGCTTCCTCTACGGCGGCAGCTTCGGCGAAAACTACTGTTTCGGACTGGAACAACTGCCCGCCAAAGGCGATACGCTCTTTATCACGGGTGGCGAGAAAGACGTACTTTCACTGGCGGCGCATGGTTTTCACGCTATCTGCTTCAACAGCGAAACGGTGACGATACCACCCACGCTGGTTTATAGGCTGACATTCCGCTTCAAACACATCGTCCTGCTCTTTGACATGGACAAGACGGGCAGGGAAAGCTCACGCAAGCAGGAAAAACTATTGGAAGAATTTGGCGTGAAACGCCTGCTGCTCCCGCTTCCGGGAACGAAAGAGGAAAAGGACATATCCGACTACTTCAAAGCCGGGAACACCCGTGAAGATTTCCTGAAACTGTTTATCGAATTTTTAGACAACCTGTATAGCGACACACTAATTATGCTTAAATCGTGCGAGATAGATTTCAACAACCCGCCCGCCAAAGCGCAAGAGATTATTTCGGCGGGTGACGTTCCGTTAGGAACACAAGGCAACCTGTTCGGCATCACCGGGGGCGAGGGAACGGGAAAGAGCAATTATGTAGCCGCAATCGTGGCGGGCTGCATCTGCCCGGCTGGTGCGGAAGTAGATACGCTGGGCATACAGATAACCGCCAACGGCAGGCACAAGGCGGTCTTGCTTTACGATACCGAGCAATCGGAAGTGCAACTGTTCAAGAATGTAAGCAACCTGCTGGCACGTGCCAAACAGCCGGACAAACCCGATGAACTGAAAGCGTTTTGTCTTACCGGTATGTCACGCAAGGAACGCCTGAACGCCATTGTGCAGAGCATGGATAAGTTCTACTACCAGTACGGCGGCATCCAGTTGGTCGTCATTGACGGCATCGCAGACCTTGTAAAGAGTGCCAACGATGAAGCGGAAAGCGTGGCGGTGATAGATGAACTTTATCGGTTGGCGGGCATCTACAACACCTGTATTCTTTGTGTGCTGCACTTCGTCCCGAACGGTTTGAAACTGCGGGGACATTTGGGTAGCGAGTTGCAGCGCAAGGCGGCTACTATCCTTTCGATAGAGAAAGACGAAGAACCTACCCAGTCAGTGGTAAAAGCACTGAAAGTAAGGGACGGAAGCCCGCTGGACGTTCCTCTGATGCTCTTTGCATGGGACAAAAAAGCCGGGATGCACGTTTACAAGGGTGAGAAACCCCGTGAGGAAAAAGAGAAGCGCAAGGAAAGGGAACTGGTAGGCGTTGCCCGTGACATTTTCGGGCGACAGACACATATCACCTATATAGACCTTTGCGAACAATTACAGCAGGTCTTGGATGTCAAGGAACGCACCGCAAAGAGTTATATCCGCTTTATGCGTGAACGGGAGATTATCATTAAAGACCCGGTGAACCAAAGCTATTTTATGATAGGTCTTATTTAA
- the istB gene encoding IS21-like element helper ATPase IstB, with product MTSNNKTSRTVGKNMDRIMELLSKLRFYGMLETYRNDCRTTSSDGMTNDEFLKWLLESEYDYRRNVSIERLIKSANFRYKAYMEKIDYTIKRNLDRNQLERLASLDFIRDGQNVFITGSSGTGKSYIASAIGYEACKNGIKTLYSNASKLMGQLKIAKNKGTIESEMKKIEKCQLLILDDLFLIGLDARERSILMEIIEDRHGLKSIIITSQLPVESWYDAIGDPTVADAILDRIVHTAHKIELTGDSVRKINAKKK from the coding sequence ATGACAAGTAATAATAAAACAAGCAGAACTGTCGGAAAAAATATGGACAGAATAATGGAACTACTCTCCAAGTTACGTTTTTACGGCATGCTTGAAACATATAGAAATGACTGCAGGACCACATCCTCTGATGGTATGACAAACGATGAGTTTCTTAAATGGCTTCTTGAAAGCGAATATGATTACAGACGCAATGTAAGCATTGAGAGACTGATAAAGTCTGCAAACTTCAGATATAAGGCATATATGGAAAAAATAGACTATACCATAAAACGTAACCTTGACCGTAACCAGCTTGAGAGACTTGCATCTCTTGATTTTATAAGAGACGGACAGAATGTTTTCATCACGGGAAGCTCCGGTACAGGTAAAAGCTATATAGCTTCAGCCATAGGATATGAGGCATGTAAGAATGGAATAAAGACTTTGTATTCAAATGCGTCAAAGCTTATGGGACAGCTTAAAATTGCCAAAAACAAGGGCACTATAGAATCTGAGATGAAAAAAATAGAAAAGTGTCAACTGCTGATTCTTGACGATCTGTTTCTTATAGGACTGGATGCCAGGGAAAGGTCAATCCTTATGGAAATAATAGAAGACAGACACGGATTAAAATCAATCATAATAACATCACAACTTCCTGTCGAAAGCTGGTATGATGCAATTGGTGATCCTACAGTAGCTGACGCAATCCTGGACAGAATTGTACATACAGCACACAAGATTGAACTTACCGGGGATTCTGTAAGAAAGATTAATGCTAAAAAGAAATAG
- a CDS encoding DUF4099 domain-containing protein, producing MANRMTPPAEGQEKDVLLVLDKQQGKVSAVKGIDKEGNLQTVLPTTGHGGEFMQVDKNSDVFSNFISNFFRKFQDTSGLELFSVKASQAEQNAKAIENNHRNPMPEGDKRVEMLRVPKPDFHEFKQGYRFDPAKIDWENLKKVGITADTLKNTKDFDRVMRGYKSRNTYTVSGTVGGFYLKPTDVKLSFYQAKDGTVVPKLHGVQQDEKLLQRPFHEHGFTKQEQGNLQGTGNLGGIAEIKDPKSGEQIPVFVSRDRYTHELEYMRADKWKCPDTICGVKVSPEQKAAFEAGQAVKMGNLQFRDGTKRSAYLQVSAVERGLEFLPRSAVQFLQQGQQPVEQQVAGLKDGKGVEFNGHVQPGAQGKSPDKVQPKDVTPAAENRTQVAVNSEGKTNEATKQGKESLKQGQDKPTAKQKEKQDKSLKADKPKKSKGMKL from the coding sequence ATGGCAAACAGAATGACCCCACCCGCAGAGGGGCAGGAAAAAGACGTGCTGCTGGTCTTGGATAAACAGCAGGGAAAGGTGAGTGCCGTTAAAGGTATTGACAAGGAGGGCAATTTGCAGACCGTACTACCCACTACCGGACATGGCGGCGAGTTCATGCAGGTGGACAAGAACAGCGATGTGTTCAGCAACTTCATTTCCAATTTCTTCCGCAAGTTTCAGGACACTTCCGGGCTGGAATTGTTCAGCGTAAAGGCTTCCCAAGCGGAGCAGAACGCAAAGGCAATCGAGAACAACCACCGCAACCCTATGCCGGAGGGCGACAAGCGGGTTGAAATGTTAAGAGTTCCGAAGCCTGACTTCCACGAGTTCAAGCAGGGCTACCGCTTCGACCCGGCAAAAATCGACTGGGAGAACCTGAAGAAAGTCGGCATCACCGCCGACACACTGAAAAACACGAAGGACTTCGACCGGGTGATGCGTGGCTACAAGTCCCGCAACACCTACACCGTTTCGGGGACGGTGGGCGGCTTCTACCTCAAACCTACCGATGTCAAGCTCTCTTTCTATCAGGCAAAGGACGGCACGGTAGTACCCAAGCTGCACGGCGTGCAGCAGGACGAGAAACTGTTGCAACGCCCGTTCCATGAACACGGGTTCACCAAGCAGGAACAGGGCAACTTGCAAGGCACTGGCAACTTGGGCGGCATTGCTGAAATCAAAGACCCGAAAAGCGGCGAGCAAATCCCCGTGTTCGTCAGCCGGGACAGGTACACGCACGAACTGGAGTATATGCGGGCTGACAAGTGGAAATGCCCCGATACCATTTGTGGCGTGAAAGTCAGCCCGGAGCAGAAAGCCGCCTTTGAAGCCGGACAAGCGGTGAAAATGGGAAACCTGCAATTCAGGGACGGCACGAAGCGCAGTGCCTATTTGCAGGTCAGCGCAGTGGAGCGTGGCTTGGAGTTCCTGCCGAGGTCTGCCGTCCAGTTCTTGCAGCAGGGGCAGCAGCCCGTAGAACAGCAGGTAGCTGGGTTAAAGGACGGAAAGGGCGTTGAGTTCAACGGTCATGTGCAGCCCGGCGCACAAGGCAAATCCCCCGACAAGGTACAGCCGAAAGACGTTACCCCCGCCGCCGAGAACCGGACACAGGTAGCAGTCAATTCCGAGGGCAAAACCAACGAAGCCACCAAACAGGGCAAAGAATCGTTGAAACAGGGTCAGGACAAGCCCACCGCCAAGCAGAAAGAGAAGCAGGATAAGAGCCTGAAAGCGGATAAACCCAAGAAGTCCAAAGGAATGAAATTATAA